A genomic stretch from Puniceicoccus vermicola includes:
- a CDS encoding helix-turn-helix transcriptional regulator has product MLSNEQWAELNGIIVELHNLETEATFREFLLERLCQYLGATFASWNIHDENLRMVRVVNSPAFDQVINEMLPILNETLPGHPLFDQFIDFNSGKLRCVETVERTRDHISLADYQKLPFYTKVARQVSVEDQLAIHVRVQSGKGILLMYHSNREFTQEEHLKASILRGHILARLHTLERQTGQFRDAVVAQCEILQTRLTPREFETLRHLCQGMSNSEISSKLYISSRTVEKHVEKILSKLGIDCRTRVIARYAPYLEDRHNIRSPTHRQPPLKRLS; this is encoded by the coding sequence ATGCTTAGCAATGAACAGTGGGCCGAACTCAATGGCATCATCGTTGAGCTACATAATCTGGAAACCGAAGCTACTTTCCGGGAGTTTCTTCTCGAGCGACTCTGCCAGTATCTCGGGGCAACCTTTGCGAGTTGGAATATTCACGACGAGAATCTCCGAATGGTCAGGGTCGTCAATTCTCCTGCATTTGATCAGGTGATCAACGAGATGTTGCCAATCTTGAATGAGACCCTTCCGGGTCATCCTTTGTTCGATCAGTTTATTGATTTCAATAGCGGTAAACTCCGTTGTGTGGAGACGGTAGAGCGAACACGAGATCACATAAGCTTGGCAGACTACCAGAAGCTGCCTTTCTACACAAAAGTTGCGCGACAGGTCTCCGTCGAAGATCAGCTGGCCATTCACGTTCGTGTGCAATCGGGGAAAGGCATCCTCCTCATGTATCACTCGAACCGAGAATTCACTCAAGAAGAGCATTTGAAAGCCTCGATTCTAAGAGGTCATATTCTTGCGCGCCTCCATACCCTGGAAAGACAAACGGGCCAATTTAGAGATGCTGTAGTGGCCCAATGTGAAATTTTGCAAACGCGCCTTACCCCGCGTGAATTTGAAACACTTCGCCACTTATGTCAGGGGATGAGTAACTCAGAAATATCGAGCAAGCTTTACATCTCTAGTCGGACAGTCGAAAAACACGTCGAAAAAATTTTGAGCAAACTGGGTATCGATTGTCGGACTCGAGTCATTGCCAGATACGCGCCGTATCTGGAAGACCGCCACAATATTCGTAGTCCTACCCATAGACAGCCCCCTCTCAAGCGGCTATCTTGA